A section of the Callithrix jacchus isolate 240 chromosome 14, calJac240_pri, whole genome shotgun sequence genome encodes:
- the EPCAM gene encoding epithelial cell adhesion molecule has protein sequence MAPPQVLAFGLLLAAATATLAAAEEECHCENYKLAINCVMNSNGQCQCTSVGSQNTVICSKLASKCLVMKAEITNSKLGRRAKPEGALQNNDGLYDPDCDESGLFKAKQCNGTSTCWCVNTAGVRRTDKDTEITCSERVRTFWIIIELKHKAREKPYDVQSLRDALQEAITTRYHLDGKFITNVVYENNVITIDLVQNSSQKTQNDVDIADVAYYFEKDVKGESLFHPSKKMDLRVNGEQLDLDPGQTLIYYVDEKAPEFSMQGLKAGVIAVIVVVVIAIVAGIVVLVVSRKKRMAKYQKAEIKEMGEMNRELNA, from the exons aatgTCACTGCGAAAACTACAAGCTGGCCATCAACTGCGTTATGAATAGCAACGGTCAATGCCAGTGTACTTCAGTTGGTTCACAAAATACCGTCATTTGCTCAAAGT tGGCTTCTAAATGTTTGGTAATGAAGGCGGAAATTACTAACTCAAAACTTGGGAGAAGAGCAAAACCTGAAGGGGCCCTCCAGAACAATGATGGGCTTTATGACCCCGACTGTGACGAGAGCGGGCTCTTTAAGGCCAAGCAGTGCAACGGCACCTCCACGTGCTGGTGTGTGAACACTGCTGGGGTCAGAAGAACAGACAAGGACACTGAAATAACCTGCTCCGAGCGAGTGAGAACCTT ctgGATCATCATTGAACTAAAACACAAAGCAAGAGAAAAACCTTACGATGTTCAAAGTTTGCGGGA tgCACTTCAGGAGGCAATCACAACGCGTTATCACCTGGATGGAAAATTTATCACAAATGTTGtg TATGAGAATAATGTTATTACTATTGATCTGGTTCAAAATTCTTCTCAAAAAACTCAGAATGATGTGGACATAGCTGATGTGGCttactattttgaaaaagat GTTAAAGGTGAATCCTTGTTTCATCCTTCTAAGAAAATGGACCTGAGAGTAAATGGGGAACAACTGGATCTGGATCCTGGTCAAACTTTAATTTATTATGTTGATGAAAAAGCACCTGAATTCTCAATGCAGGGTCTAAAAGCTGGTGTTATTGCTGTTATTGTGGTTGTAGTGATAGCAATTGTTGCTGGAATTGTTGTGCTG GTTGTTTCCAGAAAGAAGAGAATGGCAAAgtatcagaaggctgag ATAAAGGAGATGGGTGAGATGAATAGAGAACTCAATGCATAA